The Thiohalobacter sp. sequence ACCGCTGGCCTTTACCATCGGCGACGGCACCCTCGCCCCTGGTCTGGAGCTGGGTCTTTACGGCCTGCGGGCGGGCGACCGCGAGCATCTGACCCTGCATCCGGAACAGGCCTTCGGCCCGCATGATCCGGCGCAGGTCCACTGGCTGCCGCGGGACCGGTTCCCGCCGGACATCCGTCCCGAACCGGGGCTGGTGATCGAGTTCGATGCCGCCGGCACACCTGTTCCCGGCATCGTGCTGGCGGTCGAGGACGACCGCGTGCAGATCGATCTCAACCACCCGCTGGCCGGCAAGCCGGTCATCCTCGAATGCGAGGTGCTGGCGGTGGACAACCGGGATCTGCCGGTGGAGGAGTGAACGGCAAGAGTGCCACGGAATCCGCGGAAACGATTGGGCCGTAGGATGGGCAAAGGCCCGGAAGGCCGTGCCCATCACAACGGCCGTGAAACCCTGATGGGCACGTCGCTTCGCTCCTTTGCCCATCCTACGGCTCGGAGCAAACGGAAATCCTTTCCGTGCCTTCCGCGGATTCCGTGGCGCTCTCGATCCTTTGCTACCATAGGCCCATGAAGATCAAGCTCGCCAATCCCCGTGGTTTCTGTGCCGGTGTGGACCGCGCCATCGAGATCGTCGAACGCGCCCTGCGGCTGTTCGGCCCGCCCATTCATGTGCGCCACGAGGTGGTGCACAACCGCCACGTGGTGGAGGGACTGCGGTCACGCGGGGCGGTATTCGTCGAAACCCTCGACGAGGTGCCGGACGGCGCCACCGTCATCTTCAGCGCCCACGGCGTGCCGCGCGCCGTGGT is a genomic window containing:
- a CDS encoding FKBP-type peptidyl-prolyl cis-trans isomerase translates to MMPRDIHPGSHVRLHLKLSLADGTVVEDTFGEEPLAFTIGDGTLAPGLELGLYGLRAGDREHLTLHPEQAFGPHDPAQVHWLPRDRFPPDIRPEPGLVIEFDAAGTPVPGIVLAVEDDRVQIDLNHPLAGKPVILECEVLAVDNRDLPVEE